A part of Desulfobacter sp. genomic DNA contains:
- a CDS encoding rubredoxin, with protein MADPKDMYQCQVTNCGYIYDPDRGDRKGKIKKGTKFEDLPEDWRCPVCGASPKSFKSLG; from the coding sequence ATGGCAGACCCGAAGGATATGTATCAGTGTCAGGTAACAAATTGCGGCTATATCTATGACCCTGACCGCGGCGACAGGAAGGGGAAAATTAAAAAAGGAACCAAGTTTGAGGACCTGCCTGAAGACTGGCGCTGCCCGGTATGCGGGGCCTCTCCCAAAAGTTTTAAATCCCTGGGCTGA
- a CDS encoding SagB family peptide dehydrogenase: protein MSAAYGVTAVENRGRIPLVQRVVPSAGGLYPCHLYLVISRDTGGLETGVYYYDPMDNSLVQLRRRQGTKAVDDGGMGIIITAAYFNSAWKYRGRAYRYMLLDGGHLIQNLSLVLGALGTSHYIDRDAGDRDAGELLGLDRSMEAVLGCVAVGWNKGVSHALEGVKNATVSCSPELIGRRGESAYMEGFRELPAVHAACSTRRTGEQCPGMTVTEADPVAVMALPRGRSLIRGAGPESFRELEEMIFRRRSRRNFSREPMPRSLWQDLLSRIGADAGNMTEALSYRLLRLGMIGQNLEGLEDGFYLFSGDCNRLSLIRRGRVAPALGAACLDQAWISRAAVTFLFISDLDELERCYGPGGYRQMMITAGRAAQNIYLAAAALGLGCCGIGAIYDYEAKALLGLTDSSALVYAVSSGPVSGHGNRAAG from the coding sequence TTGTCTGCCGCATACGGGGTGACCGCAGTGGAAAACCGGGGGCGCATCCCCCTGGTGCAGCGGGTTGTTCCATCGGCCGGCGGCCTTTATCCCTGTCATTTATACCTTGTGATTTCCCGGGATACCGGCGGGCTTGAGACAGGAGTGTATTATTATGATCCCATGGACAACAGCCTGGTACAATTGAGGAGGCGGCAGGGGACAAAAGCGGTCGACGATGGGGGCATGGGGATCATTATTACCGCCGCTTATTTTAACAGTGCCTGGAAATACCGGGGGCGTGCATACCGCTATATGCTTCTTGACGGGGGGCACCTGATTCAGAATCTCAGCCTGGTGCTCGGGGCCCTTGGGACAAGCCATTATATAGATCGGGATGCGGGGGACAGGGACGCGGGAGAACTGCTGGGACTGGACAGGAGTATGGAGGCGGTCCTGGGCTGTGTGGCCGTTGGATGGAACAAAGGTGTGTCTCATGCCCTGGAAGGGGTGAAGAATGCTACGGTATCCTGTTCCCCTGAATTAATTGGCCGTCGGGGGGAGTCCGCCTATATGGAGGGGTTCCGGGAATTGCCGGCAGTTCATGCCGCATGTTCAACCCGCCGGACCGGGGAACAATGCCCCGGGATGACGGTGACAGAGGCCGATCCTGTGGCGGTCATGGCCCTGCCCCGGGGCCGCAGCCTGATCAGGGGGGCCGGACCGGAATCTTTTCGTGAATTGGAAGAAATGATTTTCAGGCGCAGGTCCCGGAGAAATTTTTCAAGGGAGCCCATGCCACGATCCCTTTGGCAGGACCTGCTGTCCAGGATCGGGGCGGATGCCGGGAATATGACCGAGGCCCTATCCTATCGTCTCCTGCGATTGGGCATGATCGGCCAGAACCTGGAAGGCCTGGAAGACGGTTTTTATCTGTTCTCCGGGGACTGCAACCGCCTGTCGCTCATCAGGCGGGGAAGGGTTGCTCCGGCCCTGGGGGCCGCCTGCCTTGACCAGGCATGGATCAGCCGCGCGGCTGTAACTTTTTTGTTCATCTCCGACCTTGATGAACTGGAAAGATGTTACGGCCCGGGGGGGTACCGGCAGATGATGATTACCGCCGGAAGGGCAGCACAGAATATTTATCTTGCGGCGGCCGCTCTGGGGCTGGGATGCTGCGGCATCGGTGCCATATATGATTATGAGGCCAAAGCGCTTCTTGGGCTTACGGATTCGTCGGCACTGGTCTATGCCGTTTCCTCAGGACCGGTGAGCGGGCATGGAAATCGAGCTGCCGGCTGA
- a CDS encoding ferritin-like domain-containing protein, with protein sequence MKWMQFFTPAESIDFNETKSIIDNSGADKVTILDVRQPKEYQQSHIPGATLIPLPQLGDRLSEIDREKPVLVYUAVGGRSRVAAQMLAGKGFKKVYNVSGGIKAWQSQTAVGPQDLGVHLFSDTDLPEEILKAAFSLEAGLEDFYTEMSGRAANDKVRSLFEKLSAIEVKHQESIVKAYQDLGHPDTGIEELSAMVTEKSMEGGLTTEEYLDLFKPDLGSETDVISLAMSIEAQALDLYQRVGGRIDSEASRAVVLKIADEEKEHLASLGRLMDQL encoded by the coding sequence ATGAAGTGGATGCAGTTTTTTACCCCGGCAGAATCCATTGATTTCAACGAGACAAAATCAATCATCGACAACTCCGGTGCCGATAAGGTGACCATTCTGGATGTGCGGCAGCCCAAGGAATACCAGCAGTCCCACATCCCAGGGGCCACCCTGATTCCCTTGCCCCAGCTGGGGGACCGGCTGTCGGAGATTGATAGGGAAAAGCCGGTCCTGGTTTACTGAGCCGTTGGCGGGCGCAGCCGTGTGGCTGCGCAGATGCTGGCGGGCAAGGGATTTAAAAAGGTCTACAATGTGTCCGGCGGCATCAAGGCATGGCAGTCCCAGACCGCAGTGGGTCCCCAGGATCTGGGCGTCCATCTTTTTTCAGATACCGACCTGCCCGAGGAAATCCTTAAGGCCGCCTTTTCCCTGGAGGCGGGACTGGAGGATTTTTACACGGAAATGTCGGGCAGGGCGGCCAATGACAAGGTGCGGTCCCTGTTTGAGAAATTGTCCGCCATAGAAGTCAAACACCAGGAATCCATTGTCAAGGCCTACCAGGACCTGGGCCACCCGGATACCGGCATTGAAGAGTTATCCGCCATGGTCACCGAGAAATCAATGGAAGGGGGGCTGACCACCGAGGAGTACCTGGATCTGTTCAAGCCGGATCTGGGATCCGAGACCGATGTGATTTCCCTGGCCATGTCCATTGAGGCCCAAGCCCTGGACCTCTACCAGCGGGTGGGGGGACGGATTGACTCCGAGGCCTCCAGGGCCGTCGTCCTCAAGATCGCAGATGAAGAAAAGGAGCATTTGGCCAGCCTGGGCCGGCTGATGGATCAACTGTAG